In Halorubrum sp. PV6, a single window of DNA contains:
- the aspS gene encoding aspartate--tRNA(Asn) ligase — protein MIERIHTSAVEPDADEVAIAGHVHEIRDLGGLVFLIVRDREGLIQIVFKEEREPDLFEAVQDVGAEDVVRVVGEPLESDQAPGGVEIAPTEYEVIDEADSPLPLEISKDIEVDLSTRLDNRALDLRKPETLAVFTLRSELMTAMEEWFDDEGFVDIKTPLISKGGAEGGAELFPILYYNKDAFLSQSPQLYKQMLMASGYEAVYETGTAFRAEDFATSRHVSEIAMFDVELAYIDDHDDVMDVQEESLRYALEAVAENAGRELDLLDVDLEVPEEDFPRITFDEALDILETEFGHFPDDPTDLDTKGEKLLGEHFEEQGHPAFFVVGYPDEKFYYMQDVEGDDIASRKFDLIYKGQELSSGGQREHNVERMVEVMEAEGVETANFEFYIEALSYGTPPHGGYGLGIDRLVQQVAGLDNIKEAIMFPRDPNRLEP, from the coding sequence ATGATCGAGCGAATCCACACGTCGGCCGTCGAACCGGACGCGGACGAGGTCGCCATCGCCGGCCACGTCCACGAAATCCGCGACCTGGGAGGTCTCGTCTTCCTCATCGTGCGCGACCGCGAGGGGCTCATCCAGATCGTATTTAAAGAAGAGCGCGAACCGGACCTGTTCGAGGCCGTCCAAGACGTGGGCGCGGAGGACGTGGTCCGCGTCGTCGGCGAGCCGCTCGAAAGCGATCAGGCGCCCGGCGGCGTCGAAATCGCGCCGACCGAGTACGAGGTCATCGACGAGGCCGACTCCCCGCTCCCGCTTGAGATATCGAAGGACATCGAAGTCGATCTCTCGACCCGGCTCGACAACCGCGCGCTCGACCTGCGCAAGCCGGAGACGCTCGCCGTGTTCACGCTCCGCTCGGAGCTGATGACGGCGATGGAGGAGTGGTTCGACGACGAGGGGTTCGTCGACATCAAGACGCCGCTCATCTCGAAGGGCGGCGCCGAGGGCGGCGCGGAGCTGTTCCCGATCCTCTACTACAACAAGGACGCGTTCCTCTCGCAGAGCCCGCAGCTGTACAAGCAGATGCTGATGGCCTCCGGCTACGAGGCGGTGTACGAGACCGGCACCGCGTTCCGCGCGGAGGACTTCGCGACCTCGCGACACGTCTCCGAAATCGCGATGTTCGACGTCGAACTCGCGTACATCGACGACCACGACGACGTGATGGACGTCCAAGAGGAGTCGCTGCGGTACGCGCTCGAAGCGGTCGCCGAGAACGCCGGGCGTGAGCTCGACCTGCTCGACGTCGACCTGGAAGTTCCCGAAGAGGACTTCCCGCGGATCACCTTCGACGAGGCGCTCGACATCTTAGAGACCGAGTTCGGGCACTTCCCGGACGACCCGACCGACCTCGACACGAAGGGCGAGAAACTCCTCGGCGAACACTTCGAAGAGCAGGGCCACCCCGCGTTCTTCGTCGTCGGCTACCCCGACGAGAAGTTCTACTACATGCAGGACGTCGAGGGCGACGACATCGCCTCTCGGAAGTTCGACCTCATTTATAAGGGTCAGGAGCTCTCCTCCGGCGGCCAGCGTGAACACAACGTCGAGCGCATGGTCGAGGTCATGGAGGCGGAGGGCGTCGAGACGGCCAACTTCGAGTTCTACATCGAGGCGCTCAGCTACGGCACCCCGCCCCACGGCGGCTACGGGCTGGGCATCGACCGGCTCGTCCAGCAGGTCGCCGGGCTCGACAACATCAAAGAGGCGATCATGTTCCCGCGCGACCCGAACCGGCTGGAGCCGTAA
- the larC gene encoding nickel pincer cofactor biosynthesis protein LarC encodes MRTLVFDGRTGAAGDMICAALIAAGADPDVLSVVTDRLPVRYDIGETERNGIRATTVDVLLDGDDEREGGDGAEHSHEGGDGAEHGHEDGDAHDNSHDHAHGHDHSHDDGDAHDHSHDDGDAHGHADHAEGAGVHRSYPEVVALVESMGLPESVEAVALDAFERLGRAEATVHGTDLAKTHFHEVGADDAIADVVGAALLLHDLDPDRVVTTPVATGGGEVAMSHGVYPVPAPATTEVAAAADFSVVGGPVERELLTPTGAAILGAVAEGADAIPDLSVDSTGYGAGDASFDRHPNVLRVLVGEGGDAAAAGHDRPHAGATRGGGDLVHDDIAVLETNLDDAAPEVLGGLQATLKRAGARDVTIVPTTMKKSRPGHLVKVICKPDDAEAVAARLARETGTLGVRQSGASHRWIADREFETVALSLDGDDREVTVKVAATVDGDIYDVSAEFDDAAAAAEATGVPIRDVVRRAEQAVWDRLEAE; translated from the coding sequence TTTCGACGGTCGGACCGGCGCCGCCGGCGACATGATCTGCGCGGCGCTGATCGCGGCCGGCGCCGACCCCGACGTCCTCTCTGTCGTGACCGACCGACTCCCCGTCCGGTACGACATCGGGGAGACGGAGCGAAACGGGATCCGGGCGACGACCGTCGACGTGCTTCTCGACGGCGACGACGAAAGAGAGGGTGGTGACGGTGCGGAACACAGCCACGAGGGTGGTGACGGTGCGGAACACGGCCACGAGGACGGTGACGCGCACGATAATAGCCATGATCACGCTCACGGCCACGACCACTCGCACGACGACGGTGACGCACACGACCACTCGCACGACGACGGTGACGCACACGGCCACGCCGATCACGCCGAAGGCGCCGGCGTCCACCGAAGCTACCCGGAGGTCGTCGCGCTCGTCGAGTCGATGGGCCTCCCCGAGTCCGTCGAGGCGGTCGCACTGGACGCCTTCGAACGGCTCGGGCGCGCGGAGGCGACGGTCCACGGCACCGACCTCGCGAAGACGCACTTCCACGAGGTCGGCGCCGACGACGCCATCGCCGACGTGGTCGGCGCGGCGCTGCTCCTCCACGACCTCGACCCGGACCGAGTCGTGACGACGCCGGTGGCGACCGGGGGCGGCGAGGTGGCGATGAGCCACGGCGTCTACCCGGTTCCCGCGCCGGCGACGACCGAGGTCGCTGCCGCGGCCGACTTTTCGGTTGTCGGCGGGCCGGTGGAGCGCGAACTGCTCACGCCGACCGGGGCCGCGATACTCGGCGCGGTCGCCGAGGGGGCCGACGCGATTCCGGACCTCTCGGTCGATTCGACGGGGTACGGGGCGGGCGACGCGTCGTTCGACCGCCACCCGAACGTCCTCCGCGTGCTCGTCGGTGAGGGGGGCGACGCGGCCGCTGCGGGCCACGACCGCCCTCACGCAGGCGCGACTCGCGGCGGCGGCGATCTGGTTCACGACGACATCGCCGTCCTCGAAACGAACCTCGACGACGCCGCGCCCGAGGTGCTCGGCGGGCTCCAGGCGACGCTCAAACGCGCCGGCGCACGGGACGTGACGATCGTCCCGACCACGATGAAGAAGTCGCGGCCGGGACACCTCGTGAAGGTGATCTGCAAGCCCGACGACGCCGAGGCGGTCGCGGCGCGGCTCGCCCGCGAGACGGGGACGCTGGGCGTCCGCCAGTCGGGTGCGAGCCACCGGTGGATCGCCGACCGCGAGTTCGAGACCGTCGCGCTCTCGCTCGACGGCGACGACCGCGAGGTGACCGTGAAAGTCGCCGCGACCGTCGACGGCGACATCTACGACGTGAGCGCGGAGTTCGACGACGCCGCCGCGGCCGCCGAGGCGACCGGCGTCCCGATACGGGACGTGGTCCGCCGGGCCGAGCAGGCTGTCTGGGACCGACTCGAAGCCGAGTAG
- a CDS encoding DUF4382 domain-containing protein: protein MTEHALSRRTYLKATGAAALGTTGIAGCVGRATGTLATSVTDQPADIADFESLVVTVEGIWLGPGGAESGADGNQTADEPDGTDETANETDETGGDGGEGDGEEGDDEEAAGGEGREYHAFDEPQEADLVQLQNGETQLVDERELAVGTYQFLQLDISNVEGTLEGGEAAEVDRPGEAPLTFNAAFEVREDTRTTFTADFAPIRRGNGRYLLRPVPSGIEVTYEESDESEESDGNEDPSGDTAESDGNAS, encoded by the coding sequence ATGACGGAACACGCGCTCTCACGCCGAACCTATTTAAAAGCGACCGGCGCCGCCGCGCTCGGGACGACCGGCATCGCCGGCTGCGTCGGTCGGGCGACGGGGACGCTCGCGACATCGGTCACCGACCAGCCCGCCGACATCGCCGACTTCGAGTCGCTCGTGGTCACCGTCGAGGGGATCTGGCTCGGTCCCGGGGGCGCCGAGAGCGGCGCGGACGGGAATCAGACGGCCGACGAACCAGACGGGACTGACGAAACCGCAAACGAGACCGACGAGACCGGAGGCGACGGCGGAGAAGGAGACGGCGAAGAAGGCGACGACGAGGAGGCGGCGGGCGGCGAGGGACGCGAATACCACGCGTTCGACGAGCCGCAGGAAGCCGACCTCGTCCAGCTGCAGAACGGTGAGACGCAGCTGGTCGACGAGCGGGAGCTCGCGGTCGGCACCTACCAGTTCCTCCAACTCGACATCTCGAACGTCGAAGGGACCTTGGAGGGCGGCGAGGCAGCCGAAGTCGACCGGCCGGGCGAAGCGCCGTTGACGTTCAACGCCGCGTTCGAGGTCCGCGAGGACACGCGCACGACGTTCACCGCCGACTTCGCGCCGATTCGGCGCGGAAACGGACGGTACCTGCTGCGTCCGGTGCCGAGCGGCATCGAAGTCACCTACGAGGAGTCGGACGAAAGCGAGGAGTCGGACGGAAACGAGGATCCGAGCGGCGACACCGCCGAAAGCGACGGCAACGCGTCGTAG